In the genome of Sebastes umbrosus isolate fSebUmb1 chromosome 14, fSebUmb1.pri, whole genome shotgun sequence, one region contains:
- the ppl gene encoding periplakin: MFKKKSKTTSITTPTSGAPSTELSALIDKLQKNADKVEKNSYDIEQNLNKDVSKINEGKQPLYQEDTNKRILNTLELLNSLDEDAVNAKRLQHPQAEMIEKDMRQLREKVMKLKEDTDRIYHLTRTEGKPSINWGNMMDEKLDNLNNKGFGQDLPSVENEVEEHNISHSEVEALAPHIATSGDKEYVNSLQTKYTKLLATSSARQRNLLSLRDYMQRCTNELYWMDQQAEERINYDWSDTNLDYPARQRQYENFISKCLESKEATITKLNDDGEKLTASDHPGKNVIEAHMEAVHADWKEYLNLLICEENHLKHMDEYHKYHKEARDTQDLLKRMETDLNQKYNPEFKDVYQMEGLIRELDDQSKAMDHFDERVKALQKRSLQVLPLQYRRETPQKLLPVEALCEFDTDEGQILRGERYTLLRNNGAKWDVKDAAGRQFTAPAVCFMIPPTAPEAVAVSDNLASQQKGIKQKMTSSNATLQKRFEDLKKESGAATAPDKQEQQCRQLMAGLDKVVSDLDKQEKGIYARVRPPLEQNRPLQDSADRLQDMKDIAAAVSRIEPEKSTKVQESKSFLASNPTSASAPQLYSKVDEANKKYAKIEELLQCSQEKLKNSNQLETSLQNGKTLLSTYENKLAREEVAPADISSLEKTQRELGDIGSDLRSKRSDIAEMEQNLRLAKSSCDNLATKCGEHCSDIDRQEADVQKLNKRFNNLNRQIDTRSQSLQRAKMSYNNYRNDYDNLNNWLARVPNYEPTATDDTRQVETKLKNQRNLLSDLARKESDLNNVSKNAQLYQTAVKDYENETEKFRSILDLEDGLVPQTYKRSRMESPALTVKAEESAIEAKFTEVNAVNKQKLQNLEFTQGLLNQQPEITMIQSTNVQSVNAAPGEEPWRIRKQLEDEVHRREQLEKEIETIQTDIYVLEGQKPQDTIVKKELIKKVPDPQLDEEVHKVQQKLSEERRTTHVMVNDLEVLKLKLRGLETEVKEGAQQYTVKEVLRIERDRGQEEEMRKLREELDELRRQKLMKDNELISIQKQVTILAEEKNREQEVITEEEVIKVQNDPQLETEYRVLLDRKQKEMDGRTQLEDELQFLQDRLRRLEKEKSMAEEKISIKEVLKVEKDVAFEREVENLRRQYEDEKTRRRSSQRERTDLQRKITSLEEEKSRVVIQEKVREIVRPDPKAENEVANLRLELVEQQRRYKDAELQLRSLSEEHTMLRNRGPQVEVKEIIKEVIKYKTDPQTERELEKLRNEIVDKTHQIEKSEMESRQLRDDIQRWKDTKPQVQTKEVVNEVLQYREDPKTKEEIEILKRKLADEQKKRLELERDRSEQEEKIRLRKMDLSQVREKFVQQEVVKMEEDPLLRSECDTFTLNISNEQKQKESLKTELYQLQRQKADLDLQLEELERERRARRDAELEIQRLRIRLHELEIRDKENREKVTVKQKVVLQQDPQQEKEHSMLRLQLDEEKHKRTLLEKELNILIQQQITLEKIDVKERVVRTEKVQVERDPEAEIEIENLRRTLDEEKRRRRELDQELGNLTSRFSDMEFTNTKSSKELSYIRDESGRLQQENQRLQNEIRKLRSEIEITSKETRLITESAPREDGKNLELRLDSLQRELAELRSITLQKDEEVERLQKNLVAVRMKKEQRESHLRRSIVVIDPDSGKEMRPEEAYKLGLIDWKMFVNLQSQECDWEEITVKGPKGESSVLHDRKSGKKFSIDDALRLGHITNRQLQQYINKEISIQEFGVMVSGQK; encoded by the exons ATGTTCAAGAAGAAGAGCAAGACCACCTCTATAACGACGCCGACATCAGG CGCTCCGTCCACAGAACTGAGCGCTCTGATCGACAAGCTGCAGAAGAATGCTGATAAAGTGGAGAAGAACAGCTATGACATCGAGCAGAACCTCAACAAG GATGTGAGTAAGATCAATGAGGGGAAGCAGCCCCTCTATCAGGAGGACACCAACAAGAGAATCCTCAACACTCTGGAACTGCTGAACAGCCTGGATGAGGACGCCGTCAACGCCAAGCGCCTCCAGCATCCGCAGGCTGAGATGATAGAAAAGGA CATGAGGCAGCTGCGTGAGAAAGTGATGAAGCTGAAAGAGGACACGGACCGTATCTACCACCTGACCCGCACTGAGGGGAAGCCCAGCATCAATTGGGGAAACATGATGGATGAGAAACTG GACAACCTGAACAACAAGGGCTTTGGCCAGGACCTGCCATCTGTGGAGAACGAGGTGGAGGAACACAACATCTCCCACAGCGAGGTGGAGGCTCTGGCTCCTCACATCGCCACCAGCGGAGACAAG GAATACGTCAATAGCCTCCAGACGAAGTACACCAAACTACTG GCCACTTCCAGCGCTCGACAGCGCAACCTGCTGTCCCTGCGGGACTACATGCAGCGCTGCACCAATGAGCTGTACTGGATGGACCAGCAGGCCGAGGAGAGGATCAACTACGACTGGAGCGACACCAACCTGGACTACCCCGCTCGCCAGAGGCAGTATGAG AACTTCATTAGTAAATGTCTGGAGTCCAAGGAGGCCACCATCACCAAACTGAATGACGATGGAGAGAAGCTGACTGCTTCTGACCATCCAGGGAAGAATGTTATTGAG GCTCATATGGAGGCAGTCCACGCTGACTGGAAGGAGTACCTGAACCTGCTCATCTGTGAGGAAAACCACCTCAAACACATGGATGAGTACCACAAG taccACAAGGAAGCACGTGACACTCAGGACCTGCTGAAGCGGATGGAAACCGATCTCAACCAGAAGTACAACCCAGAGTTCAAAGATGTGTATCAGATGGAGGGCCTGATCAGAGAGCTGGAT GACCAATCCAAGGCCATGGACCACTTTGATGAACGCGTCAAGGCTCTTCAGAAGCGCAGCCTGCAGGTCTTGCCTCTGCAGTACCGTCGGGAAACCCCCCAGAAGCTGCTGCCCGTTGAGGCTCTGTGCGAGTTTGACACCGATGAG GGGCAGATTTTGCGTGGGGAGAGGTACACTCTGCTCCGGAACAACGGGGCCAAATGGGACGTGAAGGATGCAGCTGGACGTCAGTTCACTGCCCCGGCCGTCTGCTTCATGATCCCCCCCACCGCCCCCGAGGCCGTGGCTGTCTCTGACAA CCTGGCCAGCCAGCAAAAAGGTATCAAGCAGAAGATGACAAGCAGCAACGCAACTCTGCAGAAACGCTTCGAGGACCTGAAGAAGGAGAGCGGAGCTGCAACAGCTCCAG ACAAGCAGGAGCAGCAGTGCCGCCAGCTGATGGCCGGCCTGGACAAGGTCGTCAGTGACCTGGACAAACAGGAGAAGGGCATTTATGCTCGAGTGCGCCCGCCACTGGAGCAGAACAGGCCTCTGCAGGACAGCGCTGACCGCCTGCAGGATATGAAG GACATTGCCGCTGCTGTCAGTAGGATTGAACCAGAGAAGTCCACTAAGGTGCAGGAATCAAAGAGCTTCTTGGCCTCAAATCCAACTAGTGCCAGCGCCCCTCAACTTTACAGCAAGGTGGATGAAGCCAACAAGAAGTACGCCAAGATCGAGGAGCTTCTTCAGTGCTCTCAGGAGAA ACTGAAGAATTCCAACCAGCTGGAGACTTCCCTTCAAAATGGAAAGACTTTACTGTCAACCTACGAGAACAAGCTGGCCAGGGAGGAGGTTGCTCCAGCTGACATCTCCTCACTGGAGAAAACACAGCGGGAACTTGGA GATATTGGATCAGACCTGAGGTCCAAGAGGTCAGATATCGCTGAGATGGAGCAGAACCTGCGTTTGGCCAAAAGCAGCTGTGACAATTTGGCCACCAAGTGCGGAGAGCACTGCTCCGACATCGACAGGCAAGAGGCGGACGTCCAGAAGCTCAACAAGCGCTTCAACAACCTCAACAGGCAGATCGACACCAG GTCTCAAAGCTTGCAGAGAGCCAAGATGTCGTACAACAATTACCGCAACGATTACGACAATCTGAACAACTGGTTGGCTCGTGTCCCGAACTACGAGCCCACTGCAACTGATGACACTAGACAAGTGGAGACCAAGCTGAAGAATCAAAGG AACTTGCTCTCTGATCTCGCAAGAAAGGAGTCTGACTTGAACAACGTGTCCAAAAATGCCCAGCTTTACCAAACAGCTGTCAAA GACTACGAAAATGAAACTGAGAAGTTTAGGTCGATCCTCGACCTCGAGGATGGACTTGTACCTCAGACGTACAAGAGGAGCAGAATGGAATCACCTGCGCTGACAGTCAAGGCAGAG GAATCTGCTATTGAGGCTAAGTTTACTGAGGTGAATGCTGTGAACAAGCAAAAGCTTCAGAATCTGGAGTTCACCCAAGGTCTTCTCAACCAG CAACCTGAGATCACTATGATCCAGTCTACAAATGTTCAGTCAGTCAATGCTGCCCCAGGAGAAGAACCCTGGAGAATCAGGAAGCAGCTGGAAGATGAGGTCCACAGGAGGGAGCAGCTAGAGAAAGAAATTGAGACTATCCAGACTGACATCTATGTCCTTGAAGGACAGAAGCCTCAGGACACAATTGTCAAGAAGGAACTGATCAAAAAGGTTCCTGATCCACAGCTGGATGAGGAAGTCCATAAGGTCCAGCAGAAACTCTCAGAGGAGCGCCGCACCACCCATGTCATGGTGAACGACCTTGAGGTACTAAAGTTGAAGCTGCGCGGCCTTGAGACAGAGGTCAAAGAAGGAGCACAGCAATACACGGTCAAGGAGGTCCTACGTATAGAGAGAGATCGTggccaggaggaggagatgcGTAAGCTTCGGGAGGAACTGGATGAACTCAGAAGGCAGAAGTTGATGAAAGACAACGAGCTGATTTCGATACAAAAGCAAGTGACCATCCTGGCTGAGGAGAAGAACAGGGAACAGGAGGTGATCACTGAAGAGGAGGTGATCAAAGTCCAGAATGATCCCCAACTTGAAACAGAGTACCGGGTGCTCCTTGACAGGAAGCAGAAGGAAATGGATGGCAGGACGCAGCTGGAGGATGAACTGCAATTTCTTCAAGATAGGCTACGAAGGCTGGAGAAGGAGAAATCAATGGCAGAGGAGAAGATTTCCATCAAAGAGGTGCTGAAAGTAGAGAAAGATGTTGCCTTTGAAAGGGAGGTAGAGAACCTCAGAAGGCAGTATGAAGACGAGAAGACCAGACGTAGATCATCACAGCGAGAAAGGACTGACCTCCAGCGGAAAATTACCAGCCTAGAGGAGGAGAAGTCCAGGGTGGTTATTCAGGAGAAGGTGCGAGAGATCGTCCGCCCTGACCCCAAGGCTGAGAATGAGGTGGCCAACCTGCGGCTTGAGCTTGTAGAGCAGCAGAGGCGCTATAAAGATGCAGAACTCCAGCTTAGATCCCTTTCGGAGGAGCATACCATGCTGAGGAACAGAGGACCTCAAGTGGAGGTCAAAGAGATAATCAAAGAAGTCATCAAATACAAGACAGATCCGCAGACCGAAAGAGAACTGGAGAAACTTCGCAATGAAATCGTAGATAAAACCCACCAGATTGAGAAATCGGAGATGGAAAGCCGCCAACTTCGTGATGATATTCAAAGATGGAAGGACACCAAACCCCAAGTGCAGACTAAAGAGGTGGTCAATGAAGTGCTGCAGTACAGAGAAGACCCCAAGACTAAGGAGGAAATTGAGATTCTCAAAAGGAAACTGGCCGATGAACAGAAGAAACGCCTCGAACTTGAGAGAGATCGGTCAGAACAAGAAGAGAAGATTAGGCTGAGGAAAATGGATCTGTCTCAGGTCCGCGAGAAGTTTGTTCAGCAAGAAGTGGTCAAGAtggaagaagacccgctcctcAGATCAGAGTGTGACACCTTCACATTAAACATCAGCAATGAGCAGAAACAGAAGGAGAGCCTGAAGACGGAGCTCTACCAACTGCAGAGACAAAAGGCTGACCTGGATCTGCAACTGGAAGAACTGGAGCGTGAGCGCAGGGCAAGGCGCGATGCAGAATTGGAGATCCAAAGGCTTCGGATCAGACTTCATGAGCTGGAGATCCGTGACAAAGAGAACCGTGAGAAGGTGACTGTCAAACAGAAGGTCGTCCTGCAACAGGATCCCCAACAGGAGAAGGAACACTCCATGCTCAGACTACAGCTTGATGAAGAGAAGCACAAACGCACTCTGCTCGAGAAAGAGTTGAACATCCTCATCCAGCAGCAGATCACCCTGGAGAAGATCGATGTGAAGGAAAGAGTCGTCCGCACTGAGAAGGTCCAAGTTGAAAGGGACCCAGAGGCTGAGATTGAGATTGAGAACCTAAGGAGGACTCTGGatgaggagaaaagaagaaggagagaacTTGACCAGGAGTTGGGCAACCTCACTTCCAGATTCTCTGATATGGAGTTCACAAACACCAAATCTTCTAAAGAACTGAGCTACATCCGTGATGAAAGTGGTCGCCTGCAGCAAGAAAACCAAAGGCTGCAGAACGAGATCCGCAAGCTTCGGTCCGAAATCGAGATCACCAGCAAAGAGACTCGGCTTATCACTGAGTCCGCACCGAGGGAGGATGGAAAGAACCTGGAGTTGAGGCTTGATTCACTGCAGAGGGAACTAGCAGAGCTCAGAAGCATAACCCTCCAGAAGGATGAGGAGGTCGAGAGGCTTCAAAAGAACCTGGTGGCAGTGAGAATGAAGAAGGAACAGAGGGAGAGCCATCTCCGTAGGTCTATCGTGGTCATCGACCCAGACTCAGGCAAAGAGATGCGACCAGAGGAGGCCTACAAACTGGGGCTGATTGACTGGAAGATGTTCGTCAATCTGCAGAGCCAGGAGTGCGACTGGGAGGAGATCACGGTCAAGGGCCCCAAAGGAGAATCCTCGGTTCTTCACGACAGAAAATCGGGCAAAAAGTTCTCCATCGACGATGCGTTGCGTCTCGGGCACATCACAAATCGTCAGCTTCAGCAGTACATAAACAAAGAAATTTCCATCCAGGagtttggtgtgatggtgtcGGGCCAGAAGTGA